Genomic DNA from Chitinispirillales bacterium ANBcel5:
CCATAAAACAAGCCTTAGAGCAAACACCACCCGAACTCTCAGCCGATATTCTCGATAAGGGGATAATAATGACCGGTGGAAGCTCTTTGCTTAGAGGGCTTGATGAGAGGCTTCGTCAGGAAACTAATTTACCTGTTAATGTTATAGATGATCCTCTGACATGTGTTGCAAGGGGTTCTTTAAAGATTATTGAGGAACTGGATAAGTTTTATCCGGTACTTATGACAACAAGCAGGAAAATGAGGTAGGTAGTACATTTTTTTTAGAAGATATCTAAATTAAAAAATCTAAGGGCTGTGTTTTGTGAGTCACGAGATAAAACCTGACCCTTATTTTTACGAGTGTAGTTTTTTTCAAATATATTCGGCTGTCGCAAGTTTAGTTGTGATTAGCTCCGGGCGAATCCTGCGATGCATTGGATTATTCAGTTTATTGTTGTTCATCGAAATTTCTGCTCCCTTTTGCTGACTTCCCTGTTAAGCCTGTGGATGATTTCGTTAAGTCCCGATATGCACGAGAGAACTGTTTATACACTTAAAATGTCGGTTTTTTACCCGTTTCAGGCTACTGTGAGCTACGTTGATCAGGTTAAAGATGTTTTTAAGGAAAATGAGCGCCGTAGGGATACAGTGGCAACATTACGTACACAGCTCTCTTTGATTAAGGAAAAAGGTGCAGAAAATACTCGGTTAAGAAAGCTATTAGGTTTTTCTGAACAATTTGACTACGAGTTGAACCCGGTACGGGTGATTGCCCGTGATCCATCCCCACTTTATCGCAGCATTGTGGTGAATGCAGGGAAACGCGATGGTGTGCAGTTATATATGCCGCTTATAAGCGAGCAGGGGGTAGTAGGAAAAGTCGTTCAGCTTACTCAAAACATGAGTCTCGTTCAGCTGCTCAAGGATCCTTCAAACCGTACCAGTGTCATGGATCGTCGTTCACGGTATGTGGGAATTTTGGAAACAGAAAACGGAAAAGATTTTTTTGTTCGTTACAGGACACATGAGGATATAGAGCCGGGTGATAAGATTATTACTTCAGGGCTTGGGGGAATATATCCAAAGGGGCTGCTTGTTGGCGAGGTTAAAAAAATAACAGAAAACTATAACCCGCTGTTTAAGACAGTATACGTTGATCCAGCTGTAGATTTTGATCGTTTGGAAGAACTTTTTATAATGATGCTGCCTCCTCAATGGAGTGCATTTCGCTCTGAACTTGATAGTATAAAGATTGAAAATGATTAAAAAAGTAATTTACTGGATTTCATTTTTTGGCATCTGTTTTATTTTACAAACAACACTGGTTCGGGCTATTTCTATTTATGGAGTAAGGCCGGATTTGATGATAGTCGCCTTATTTTTGTTCTCCAACAAATTTGGGGTTATGGCCGGTGTTTATGTAGGGTTTCTTCTGGGCCTTACCCAGGACCTTTACTCACCCATTCTTGGGCAAAATGCGCTGTCTAAATCAGTGGTTGGCTATATCGGGGGCCTCTTAAATGAGAAAGTGATACGTTTGGATCCGGTGCTTAAGGGTATTTTACTCATTTTCCTTTTTACGGTTAACGATTTTCTTGAACTAACTGTGCAAATTGTGAAAAATGAGGGGAGTATGGAATTTGTGTTCAGTCAACTTCTTGTTTCTACTCTGCCCCGTGCCTTTTACTCACTGTTGTTTGCAGTGATTCCTTTTCTTTGGGTCAGTATTATTCAACCAGCAATAAAGCGATAGTTACCAATGCCGTTTGGAGCCAGATTACAGGACGAACAGGTTGAACGCTATACCAAGGCTTATATCCTTGCGGCTGCAATAGTTTTTTTCTTTCTGATATTAATCGTTCGCCTTGTCTTTGTTCAGATCGTTGATGCTGAGGTGAATATTCGACTTTCACGCAGAAACAGTATGCGCCTGAGAATAATTGAGCCACCCAGAGGGCGAATATTCGATCGAAACGGTAAGGTACTTGCACGTAACCGTCCCTCCTATTCAATATGTGTTCTTCCTTATATGATACGGGATCGTGAAGCATTGGTGAATACACTATGCAAAATTAAAGATTCAAATGGCGAGGCGGTTTTTGACAGTGCTGAAGTTTCAGAGAAGATCAGAGCTGCATACAGAAGACGATTTGATGCAACACGCATAAAGGAAGATGTGTCCATAGAGGTGGTCAGTATTGTAGAAGAACATTCTATGGAGTTGCCGGGAATAATCGTGGAAACTGAGTCGAGAAGGGAGTATACACTTGGTCCCCGGGCGTTTCATGTTTTGGGATACATGGGAGAAATACCTGATGAACAGTTTAGGGTGCTAAGAGAGCAGGGATATTACTGGGGTGATCTGATCGGCAGATCGGGAGTAGAGCGAGAATATGAATCGCTTATGAGGGGTACGGCAGGAAGAGAGTATCTGGAAGTTAATGCCTATGGTAAAAGCTTGGGAACGATCGGCGATATGCCACGGATTAATGCCATACCCGGACATGACCTGTATTTAACGTTAGATGCTCGTTTACAGAAAATGGCAGCAGAAGCTTTCCCCGATTCGCTAAAGGGGGCTGTGGTTGCCATTGATCCCAGAAACGGGGAAGTGCTTACCATGTTTAGCAATCCTTCAATTGATGCTAACATTTTTTCGATGGCTTCATCCCATAGAAGTCAAAGCTGGCGGGCTATTATAATGGACCCCGATCTTCCTCTTAATAACAGAGCAATTGCTGGTACATATCCGCCTGGATCTACTTTTAAGCTGGTAAGTGGACTTGCCGGGCTTGTTCATGAAAAAATTACCAGAGACTCTAGAATGCCTACCTCCTGTCACGGAGCATACAGAATTGGTAACAGAACAGCGCGATGCTGGAATCGTAGCGGCCATGGAGCGGTTAATTTTATATCTGCTATGCAACAATCCTGTAATGTTTATTTCTATCAGTTAGGCCGTATGCTTGGTGATGTTGCGATAAATGAATTCGCGCAAATGTTTACTCTTGGTACTTTAACCGGCATCGATATAAATGGCGAAAAACGGGGATGGCTCAGTGGAAGAGAACTTTATAATATACGCAACAGGAATAATGAATTCAGCTGGCAGGCTGGAATGGTTTTGGATCATGCTATAGGTCAGACACAAATATTTACACCCTTACAGCTTGCTTTGATGGTTGGTGGGATGAGTAATGGGGAGCTGATATATCAACCCCATCTGTTTAAAGAGGAGCGAAGTAATGGAATCATGATCAACCAGCGCAGGCCTCAGGTACTTAATACACTTGATTTAGATGAGCAGGCTATAAGAGTGGTACAGGAGTCAATGCTTAGTGTGGTAGAGCCTGGGGGGACGGGGACGCGTTCGGCTGTTCCTGGTATTCCGGTAGGGGGTAAAACCGGAAGTGCACAAAACCCTCATGGTGAAAATACTCATGCATTGTATGTAGCATCTGCTCCTGTTTCAGATCCGGTGATTGTTATAGCTGTGGTGGTAGAGAATGCCGGGGGGGGAGGCGCTGTAGCCGCACCTGTGGCAGGAGAGGTGTTGAGGTTCTTTTTTGCCGAAACAGAAGAGGGGCAAAGAACTGTCAGGGAGTATGAGGAGCGAGAAAAAGAGGGACGTTTTGAGATCAGAACTTTGCCGATATCACAGTAGATTACATTAAAGGAAACGTGAAAAAGCAAAATGGATGAATTAAGAAAAAAAGGTGGTTTCGATTTTTCGCTTTTTGGGGCAGCCGTGCTACTTTGGGTTATCGGAATCTTTATCATATACAGTGCCACAAGTATACATGAATCCGGCAGGCTTGTGGGAATCTATAAAAATCAGATCATTTGGGTAAGTATGGCAATTCTTATAGTGCTGGCTATAGTTTCCATACCGGGAAGGTATATTTTAACCTTCTCTTATCCCACTTATATATTTTCTCTGGTACTTTTAGTAATGGTGCTAATGGTTAGTTCGGAAGTTAAGGGTGCTGGAAGGTGGATTTCATTAGGTGGAGGGTTTAATTTCCAACCATCTGAGTTTGCAAAAGTAGGCCTTTTGCTTGCATTATCTAAGTATTTGTCTGAAAATACTGTAAGTCTTTATAAGATTTCTACCTTCATTATACCAGGAATTTTGATTAGTGTACCTTTTGTGCTGGTAATGGCTCAACCGGACCTTGGCACCGCAATGGTTTTTTGTGCGATGGCACTTCCTTTGTTTTATTGGGCAGGTCTTTCACTTCTTCAGGTCTTTTTCCTGGTTTCACCAGTAATTTCTCTTGTGCTTTCTGCTTTCCCACTGCTTTTAAGCTATGATAGTGGGCAGGGGTGGGGATTTGTTGAAGCGCTTCCCTGGGGTATCTTCTTTCTGGCTATCGTTACCGTACTCTATTTATCACGGCCACCTCTTTTTATTTGGATAGGGGTCATCGTTGCAAACATTGTAACTTCCACTCTTATTACCGTGGTTTGGAGCTCTGTATTAAAAGATTATCAAAAACTGAGAATTGTAACACTTATAAATCCCCAGGCAGACCCCGGAGGGGCTGCTTATCAGGTTATACAATCAAGGGTTGCCATAGGGTCTGGACATATTTTTGGAAAAGGGTATTTACAGGGAACTCAGACCAGGCTTTCTTTTCTTCCCGAGCAGCACACAGACTTTATCTTCTCTGTACTTGGAGAACAGTTTGGTTTTGTTGGGTGCGCAGTAATTATCCTTTTGTTTCTATTTCTGATCATACGTGGACTTATGGTTACTCAGTCTGTACGAAACAGATTTATAAACCTTTTGGCCGTAGGATCTGCTTCAATACTTGCTTTTCATGTTTTTGTTAACGTCGCTATGACCCTTGGCATTATGCCCGTAACCGGCCTGCCATTGCCGTTTTTAAGTTACGGGGGATCGTTTACCATTACCGTAGCTGTGCTTGTGGGATTATTTTTAAACTGCAAAATCACCAGGCAGGATTTCTGAATATAATTTTAGTATCACTTGGTCGTAGTCAATAGCTATATTCATTTTTGTACATGAATCTGGAAGGATACGCATGCAACCTGTATTGTTTGATGTTTTCTCATTTCCTATTCCATCCTATGGATTGATGCTGGCCCTCTCTTTTCTTGTTGGTATATGGTTGGCAAGTTGGCGTGCCGGTAAAATGGGGTTGAATTCAAATCTGATGGCTGATGTTGGGTTTTATGTCATAATTTCAGCGATTGTTGGATCGCGTCTTTATTACGTTTTTTTGCACTACGATAAATTCAGGGGTAATATAGTAAACATATTTAATCCCTTTCAGGATGGATCTGTTGGAATCGATGGGTTGGTGATGTATGGGGGGGTTATCGGGGCAATCATTGCCGCTGTTTTGTTTTTTAAAATCAAAAAAGCACCCTTTCTTCCTTACGCTGATGCTGCTGCGCCCAGCTTGGGGATAGGGATATTTCTAACCCGTATTGGGTGTTTTCTCAATGGTTGTTGTTATGGAGCTGCTGTTGTTGCAGAAAGACTTTTTTCCGTATCTTATCCACATAATAACAGTCCTGCCGGATCCTATCAGGCTTACGTTAACGCTCATGCTCTCGAGCCCTCTCAGATTTATGAGTCTGTTGGGGGACTTGTTATGGCCCTCATCGTTTTAGCTGCTGGGAGAATGAAAACTTTTGCAGGGTTTCAGTTTTACCTGGCAGGGTTGTTATACTCAGTCTTACGCTTCTTTGTAGACTATAGCCGTGTGTATACTGAGTCAGAATATTTGGGTCCTTTCACTCACAATCAGGTTATCTGTATTGTATTCTTTATCCTCTTTGGCACTCTCATTCTTAAAAAAGCGCTAAAAAATAATTCTGTTGATGAGCAGAACAATGAGGCAACCACGGTTGATGCAGATGAGCAAGCCAAAGTTGCAGTGGATCAAAACTAAAGCTGTGTCTCTAACTAAGCGTGCGGAGGATTTTTTCTTCCCTGCGCTTTGTTTAATTTGTGACCAGTCACTTATCTTAGAAAGTAAATGGTTCTGTAGTGGGTGTTTTCACTCACTGGCTAAAAACAGAGAAGGCAGAAATGCGTGCCCTTTTTGCTCCCAAAACACTCTACAAAAACAGTGTACCTGCACTATAGCGTGGGATTTTTCTTTTAAAAAAATCCACTCAGTTTATGATTTTGATCCCCTAATAAAGAGCATCTCACATCATATAAAGTACAGAGGCGGCAAACAACTCGCTTTTTATATGGGGTTATTATCCTCAGAGCATATAAACGAGGAAATGATAAACAGTGTTGATGTATGTATTCCGGTGCCTTTGCATAGCTCAAGAGAACGAAACCGGGGGTTTAATCAGTCAGAGTGGTTTGCCAAAGGATTACTAAAAGGTCTTCAAGGAAATATTCCCTTATTCAGAGATGTCCTTTTAAGGACCCGAAAAACCGGTACTCAGACAAAGCTAAGTAAGGATGAGCGTATGGGTAATCTTCAGGGCGCTTTTGAAGTAAGAGCAGGGGCTTCTGAAAAAATTAATGGTAAACGGGTGCTCCTTGTTGATGATATAGTGACTACCGGAGCAACCACGGAGTCCTGTTCGGTTGAGCTGATTAGGGCAGGATGTGATTCGGTAACTGTTTTTTCTCTTGCACGTGATTAGAATGCAGTGACGATTTCTTTTGCTTTAACTCCATTAAATAGCTATTTAGTGTAAGAAATCTTAAGCATTCTAAATTTCTTTAGCCCACACTCATTCTCAAGAGAGCATTATATCATCGTCCTTTATTATATTTCAATACTAAAAATGACGGTTAAGCATAGCATTCAGGCGATTTTTTTATGAAAGATCCACAATTAGCAGAGCGGTTAGGTGCAATCAGAGAGCAGATTGAACGAGCGTGTAAAAAAAGCGGGCGCAGGGTTGATGATATCAGGCTTATTGCGGTTACAAAAAACCACCCTGCTTCAATGATTCAGGACCTTATTGATTTGGGAGTTAGAGATTTTGGAGAAAACCGGGTCAATGAGATAACTGAAAAGGTTCCGCTGCTTAAGGGGGATTTCACTATGCATATGATCGGGCATCTTCAGACAAATAAGGTTAAAAAAGTACTTCCTTACGTAAAATGGATTCAGTCCATCGATAGGGGACGGTTGATTGCAAAGATTGAGAATGTGTATGGGCAATGCCACGAGAAGATGCGGGTCCTGGTTGAGGTAAATACCTCCGGTGAAGAGAGTAAATCTGGTTGTAAGCCTGAGGAGTGTTTGGAGTTGTGTGAGCGTGTGGTGGGGAGTAGCGTGCTTGAGCTTAAGGGTTTAATGACCATTGGACCTCTTGGAGCAGATGAATCAGCGACCAGAAACTCCTTTGCCCTGCTTCGGGAACTTGGTGATA
This window encodes:
- the mreC gene encoding rod shape-determining protein MreC; protein product: MHWIIQFIVVHRNFCSLLLTSLLSLWMISLSPDMHERTVYTLKMSVFYPFQATVSYVDQVKDVFKENERRRDTVATLRTQLSLIKEKGAENTRLRKLLGFSEQFDYELNPVRVIARDPSPLYRSIVVNAGKRDGVQLYMPLISEQGVVGKVVQLTQNMSLVQLLKDPSNRTSVMDRRSRYVGILETENGKDFFVRYRTHEDIEPGDKIITSGLGGIYPKGLLVGEVKKITENYNPLFKTVYVDPAVDFDRLEELFIMMLPPQWSAFRSELDSIKIEND
- the mreD gene encoding rod shape-determining protein MreD, producing MIKKVIYWISFFGICFILQTTLVRAISIYGVRPDLMIVALFLFSNKFGVMAGVYVGFLLGLTQDLYSPILGQNALSKSVVGYIGGLLNEKVIRLDPVLKGILLIFLFTVNDFLELTVQIVKNEGSMEFVFSQLLVSTLPRAFYSLLFAVIPFLWVSIIQPAIKR
- the mrdA gene encoding penicillin-binding protein 2 translates to MPFGARLQDEQVERYTKAYILAAAIVFFFLILIVRLVFVQIVDAEVNIRLSRRNSMRLRIIEPPRGRIFDRNGKVLARNRPSYSICVLPYMIRDREALVNTLCKIKDSNGEAVFDSAEVSEKIRAAYRRRFDATRIKEDVSIEVVSIVEEHSMELPGIIVETESRREYTLGPRAFHVLGYMGEIPDEQFRVLREQGYYWGDLIGRSGVEREYESLMRGTAGREYLEVNAYGKSLGTIGDMPRINAIPGHDLYLTLDARLQKMAAEAFPDSLKGAVVAIDPRNGEVLTMFSNPSIDANIFSMASSHRSQSWRAIIMDPDLPLNNRAIAGTYPPGSTFKLVSGLAGLVHEKITRDSRMPTSCHGAYRIGNRTARCWNRSGHGAVNFISAMQQSCNVYFYQLGRMLGDVAINEFAQMFTLGTLTGIDINGEKRGWLSGRELYNIRNRNNEFSWQAGMVLDHAIGQTQIFTPLQLALMVGGMSNGELIYQPHLFKEERSNGIMINQRRPQVLNTLDLDEQAIRVVQESMLSVVEPGGTGTRSAVPGIPVGGKTGSAQNPHGENTHALYVASAPVSDPVIVIAVVVENAGGGGAVAAPVAGEVLRFFFAETEEGQRTVREYEEREKEGRFEIRTLPISQ
- the rodA gene encoding rod shape-determining protein RodA, which encodes MDELRKKGGFDFSLFGAAVLLWVIGIFIIYSATSIHESGRLVGIYKNQIIWVSMAILIVLAIVSIPGRYILTFSYPTYIFSLVLLVMVLMVSSEVKGAGRWISLGGGFNFQPSEFAKVGLLLALSKYLSENTVSLYKISTFIIPGILISVPFVLVMAQPDLGTAMVFCAMALPLFYWAGLSLLQVFFLVSPVISLVLSAFPLLLSYDSGQGWGFVEALPWGIFFLAIVTVLYLSRPPLFIWIGVIVANIVTSTLITVVWSSVLKDYQKLRIVTLINPQADPGGAAYQVIQSRVAIGSGHIFGKGYLQGTQTRLSFLPEQHTDFIFSVLGEQFGFVGCAVIILLFLFLIIRGLMVTQSVRNRFINLLAVGSASILAFHVFVNVAMTLGIMPVTGLPLPFLSYGGSFTITVAVLVGLFLNCKITRQDF
- the lgt gene encoding prolipoprotein diacylglyceryl transferase translates to MQPVLFDVFSFPIPSYGLMLALSFLVGIWLASWRAGKMGLNSNLMADVGFYVIISAIVGSRLYYVFLHYDKFRGNIVNIFNPFQDGSVGIDGLVMYGGVIGAIIAAVLFFKIKKAPFLPYADAAAPSLGIGIFLTRIGCFLNGCCYGAAVVAERLFSVSYPHNNSPAGSYQAYVNAHALEPSQIYESVGGLVMALIVLAAGRMKTFAGFQFYLAGLLYSVLRFFVDYSRVYTESEYLGPFTHNQVICIVFFILFGTLILKKALKNNSVDEQNNEATTVDADEQAKVAVDQN
- a CDS encoding phosphoribosyltransferase family protein; its protein translation is MINSVDVCIPVPLHSSRERNRGFNQSEWFAKGLLKGLQGNIPLFRDVLLRTRKTGTQTKLSKDERMGNLQGAFEVRAGASEKINGKRVLLVDDIVTTGATTESCSVELIRAGCDSVTVFSLARD
- a CDS encoding YggS family pyridoxal phosphate-dependent enzyme — translated: MKDPQLAERLGAIREQIERACKKSGRRVDDIRLIAVTKNHPASMIQDLIDLGVRDFGENRVNEITEKVPLLKGDFTMHMIGHLQTNKVKKVLPYVKWIQSIDRGRLIAKIENVYGQCHEKMRVLVEVNTSGEESKSGCKPEECLELCERVVGSSVLELKGLMTIGPLGADESATRNSFALLRELGDRCRSLIDGTVELSMGMSGDFEWAIEEGATMIRIGTVLVGKRFYI